The segment CCGACGCCGGTCTCCCCGAGCTTCGGCAAGCGTTCGAGGGGAAGCTGCGCGACGAGAACGGAATCGACGCCCCCTTCGAGCGCCGGATCTACGTGACGGTCGGCGCGAACCAGGCGTTCCTCAACGCGGTCCTCGCGATCTGCGACCCGGGGGACGAGGTGATCCTCCTCTCCCCGTACTACTTCAACCACGAGATGATGATCACCCTCGCCTCCGCGGTTCCGGTGCCCGTCGACGTCGACGAACGGCTTCAGCCGGACCTTCCGGCGATCGCGGCGGCGATCACGGAAAGGACGCGCGCGATCGTCACCGTATCGCCGAACAACCCCACCGGGGCCGTCTACCCACGAGCGACATTGGCGGCGATCCACGGGCTCTGTGCGGAGCACGGGATCTACCACATCAGCGACGAGGCGTATGAATATTTCACCTACGATGACGTCCGGCACTTCTCCCCCGGATCCCTCGGGGGGGAGCACGTGATCTCCCTCTACAGCCTCTCCAAGGCGTACGGGATGGCGAGCTGGCGGGTCGGGTTCCTCGTGGCGCCGGAGCACCTGCACCGCGACCTCATGAAGATCCAGGACACGGTCGTCGTCAACGGGCCGGCGATCTCCCAGTTCGTGGGGCTGCACGCGATGCGCGAAGGGCGCGGGTATTGCGCGGCGCACCTCCCTTCCCTCGCGAGGGTGCGGAAAGAGGTCCTGGCGCGCCTTGCCGCCGTTTCGGACCTGCTGGAGGTCCCCCCCGCGACGGGAGCCTTCTACCTGTTCGTGAAGGTGAATACCGGGATGACCGCGATG is part of the Candidatus Deferrimicrobium sp. genome and harbors:
- a CDS encoding pyridoxal phosphate-dependent aminotransferase; the encoded protein is MTPVRIAPSNRAAGVQIPIIPIVAGWIAETPGTISLGQGVVHYGPPPAALASIPEFLATVPHHRYIPDAGLPELRQAFEGKLRDENGIDAPFERRIYVTVGANQAFLNAVLAICDPGDEVILLSPYYFNHEMMITLASAVPVPVDVDERLQPDLPAIAAAITERTRAIVTVSPNNPTGAVYPRATLAAIHGLCAEHGIYHISDEAYEYFTYDDVRHFSPGSLGGEHVISLYSLSKAYGMASWRVGFLVAPEHLHRDLMKIQDTVVVNGPAISQFVGLHAMREGRGYCAAHLPSLARVRKEVLARLAAVSDLLEVPPATGAFYLFVKVNTGMTAMALSERLVREHKVAVIPGETFGVRRGCWLRIAYGSLREKTVVEGMERLIRGLRAILSP